A stretch of the Halodesulfovibrio sp. MK-HDV genome encodes the following:
- a CDS encoding nucleoside hydrolase, with protein MFLKNSDAIPLVIDTDNAFGMPVRDLDDGIALIVSLVSEKVDVKAIVASACNCRAYEAAQNTLYLLKQFGITDIPVGLGAETPLSGDREAHHQFLEAKAYSAWTAYWDNAPQVPAVDVSTLPSGVDVLIDAVRANPNKIVVVALGSFTNLALALQKDPDIAPLINEVIHMGGSFEPQEGELAFEWDTADIPPEIWETTLRFNTWYDKQATVEVLKADIPVRFITANVTSHFYLRNVHMQKIKLAAHGTLGKTLIRNIEPWLEWSIFERKLVGAHMHDPLTILALLDTSVCTYRYMNADIVRFLEGYELFPQDVDSLCKTADYATKLKVEVAVNVDTARAEQVLCDLLSRAVSLESNS; from the coding sequence ATGTTCTTAAAAAATAGTGACGCAATTCCGCTTGTTATTGATACAGACAATGCTTTTGGAATGCCTGTGCGTGATCTGGATGATGGCATAGCGCTTATTGTAAGCCTTGTGTCAGAAAAGGTAGACGTGAAGGCCATTGTTGCTTCGGCCTGTAATTGCAGGGCATATGAGGCGGCGCAAAACACTCTGTATCTTCTTAAGCAATTCGGAATTACTGATATTCCTGTAGGGTTGGGGGCGGAAACGCCCCTTTCCGGTGATAGAGAGGCGCATCACCAATTCTTGGAAGCAAAAGCGTACAGCGCATGGACGGCTTACTGGGATAATGCGCCACAGGTTCCGGCTGTAGATGTTTCCACACTCCCGTCAGGAGTTGATGTACTGATTGATGCTGTGCGGGCTAATCCAAACAAGATAGTGGTGGTAGCATTAGGCAGCTTTACTAACCTTGCGTTAGCATTACAAAAAGATCCGGATATTGCTCCGCTTATTAACGAAGTCATTCATATGGGTGGCTCGTTTGAGCCACAGGAAGGCGAGTTGGCATTCGAATGGGATACTGCGGATATTCCACCGGAAATATGGGAAACAACGCTTAGGTTTAATACCTGGTACGATAAACAGGCGACCGTTGAAGTGTTGAAGGCTGATATTCCGGTTCGTTTTATTACAGCCAATGTCACAAGCCATTTTTATTTACGAAATGTGCATATGCAAAAAATTAAATTAGCTGCACATGGGACTTTAGGAAAAACTCTAATACGTAACATTGAACCGTGGCTTGAGTGGAGTATTTTTGAGCGGAAATTGGTTGGTGCACACATGCATGACCCCCTAACCATACTCGCTCTACTGGACACGTCAGTATGTACATACAGATATATGAATGCAGACATAGTAAGGTTTCTAGAAGGATACGAACTTTTTCCACAGGATGTAGATTCTTTGTGCAAAACTGCTGATTATGCAACCAAGTTGAAGGTCGAGGTTGCTGTTAACGTAGACACTGCAAGGGCTGAGCAAGTATTATGTGATTTGCTGAGCCGAGCTGTTTCGTTAGAATCTAACAGTTGA
- a CDS encoding FadR/GntR family transcriptional regulator — protein MTSSKKGTSNNSTRQRRVHENIADQLRDLITRGEFLPGKRLPSERKLAEIFSVSRHGVREALRKLEEQGLVFSRQGDGTYVRRIEEAQGRKPVSAALDRNKCRYVEVLELRKVIEPQIAAIAAQYITEDELIELRRVLDEQIDEISQGRKGSEADCEFHKLIAAGTRNSVMLEMVTRIHDIVSQSLEFTLENSHRRHWAIETHERILRALENRDPETARKEMYEHIAYVESLALSELEGEG, from the coding sequence ATGACGTCGTCCAAAAAGGGAACTAGCAATAATAGTACAAGGCAGCGCCGAGTGCATGAAAACATTGCGGATCAGCTGCGTGATCTTATTACTCGTGGAGAATTTCTTCCGGGTAAAAGGCTTCCTTCAGAGCGTAAGCTTGCGGAAATTTTTTCAGTATCGCGTCACGGGGTACGTGAAGCTTTGCGTAAGCTGGAAGAGCAGGGACTTGTTTTTTCGAGACAAGGCGACGGTACATATGTGCGAAGAATTGAAGAAGCACAGGGCAGGAAGCCTGTTTCGGCAGCTCTTGATAGAAATAAGTGCCGGTATGTGGAAGTGCTCGAATTACGAAAAGTTATTGAACCGCAGATAGCCGCAATTGCAGCACAGTATATTACGGAAGACGAATTGATTGAACTGCGACGGGTTCTGGATGAACAGATTGATGAAATAAGTCAGGGGCGCAAAGGCTCTGAGGCAGACTGTGAATTTCATAAGTTAATTGCAGCCGGAACCAGAAACAGCGTTATGCTGGAGATGGTCACGCGAATTCATGATATTGTGTCGCAGAGTTTAGAATTTACTTTGGAAAACAGTCATCGCAGGCACTGGGCTATTGAGACTCACGAACGTATTTTGCGTGCGCTTGAGAATAGAGATCCTGAGACGGCACGCAAGGAAATGTATGAGCATATAGCGTATGTTGAATCGCTAGCGCTTTCCGAATTGGAAGGGGAAGGGTAG
- a CDS encoding sulfite exporter TauE/SafE family protein produces MISVVLLYLAVGAFAGVLAGLLGIGGGLVIVPLLVFSFTLQGISPDVLMHLALGTSLASIIFTSIASFRAHDKRGAVRWDVFRMITPGIIIGGLLGAEVASRMSSSLLKGIFVCFLYYVGSQMLFGIKPKASRELPGTVGITGAGGIIGMVSSIVGIGGGTMSVPFLSFCNVPLRVAIGTASAIGLPIALAGTIGYVTTGFSDPSTPAYSFGYVYVPALLGIISASWFTAPLGAKLAHSLPVAKLTKIFAALLLVVATKMLLSLF; encoded by the coding sequence ATGATTTCAGTGGTGCTTTTATATCTGGCTGTCGGGGCATTTGCAGGTGTGCTGGCAGGTTTGCTCGGTATTGGCGGCGGGCTGGTTATTGTTCCGTTGCTGGTGTTTAGTTTTACATTACAAGGAATTTCTCCGGATGTGCTGATGCACCTTGCTTTGGGTACTTCTCTCGCATCAATTATCTTTACCTCGATTGCAAGTTTTAGAGCGCACGATAAGCGTGGTGCAGTGCGTTGGGATGTGTTCCGTATGATCACACCGGGTATTATTATTGGTGGCTTGCTGGGAGCAGAAGTTGCTTCCCGTATGTCTTCCAGCCTGTTGAAAGGTATTTTTGTTTGTTTCTTGTACTACGTAGGTTCGCAGATGTTGTTTGGTATCAAGCCGAAAGCCAGCCGTGAACTCCCGGGAACTGTTGGCATTACAGGTGCTGGTGGTATTATCGGTATGGTGTCCAGCATCGTAGGTATCGGTGGTGGTACTATGTCTGTACCGTTCCTATCTTTCTGTAACGTGCCGTTACGTGTTGCAATTGGTACTGCTTCCGCCATCGGATTGCCAATCGCGCTTGCTGGGACAATCGGGTATGTGACAACTGGATTTTCTGATCCATCCACACCTGCATACTCTTTCGGGTATGTTTATGTTCCGGCGCTTCTCGGTATCATCAGTGCCAGTTGGTTTACAGCTCCTCTTGGAGCCAAACTCGCGCACTCTCTTCCTGTTGCAAAATTAACTAAAATTTTTGCTGCATTACTGCTTGTTGTGGCAACAAAGATGCTTTTAAGTCTGTTTTAG
- a CDS encoding TusE/DsrC/DsvC family sulfur relay protein, producing MAEITFEGKSFEVDEDGFLLKFEEWCPEWVDYVKESEGISEISEDHQKILDFLQDYYRKNGIAPMVRILSKNTGFKLKQVYELFPSGPGKGACKMAGLPKPTGCV from the coding sequence ATGGCTGAAATTACTTTTGAAGGTAAATCTTTCGAGGTTGATGAAGACGGCTTCCTGCTTAAATTCGAAGAATGGTGCCCTGAATGGGTAGATTACGTTAAAGAATCTGAAGGCATCTCTGAGATCTCCGAAGATCACCAGAAAATCCTTGATTTCCTTCAGGATTACTACAGAAAGAACGGTATCGCTCCTATGGTGCGTATCCTTTCTAAAAACACTGGCTTCAAATTGAAGCAGGTATACGAACTCTTCCCTTCCGGCCCAGGTAAGGGAGCATGTAAGATGGCTGGTCTTCCTAAGCCTACCGGCTGCGTATAG
- the larC gene encoding nickel pincer cofactor biosynthesis protein LarC, translated as MKALYLDCRFGLGGDMFLAAMHDLGVDLSLLQRIFIEAGIYVSIAPVSTMRQSIVGASLSIEWPDAQPLRHLPEIVSIIEKLSVSNDVQTRSINAFERLAEIEAAVHGKAVQDIHFHEVGAIDTLVDVIGAFWAVEQLGITSITASKLPWFSGTVECEHGTLPLPAPAVLELLKGKPVFATECEQELITPTGALLIDQLVTDFKSGADGVLLQTGLGYGQRESGGGLRISLLESEIQAQTTSSNPDTITDEIYVLESHIDHLTGEELGRCFDIFMDAGALDVFFTAGVMKKNRPAGSLKVLCKPSELAKIEQLFFAHTHTLGIRRQKTERVLLPRKEERTETPFGEMDGKSYSVDGMTISKPEYEELVKFSKKTGRSLPELRYMLYGNTKP; from the coding sequence ATGAAAGCGTTGTATCTTGATTGTCGATTCGGACTTGGCGGCGATATGTTTTTGGCTGCTATGCATGATCTGGGTGTGGATTTGTCGCTATTACAGCGCATTTTTATCGAAGCAGGAATTTACGTATCAATCGCACCTGTAAGTACAATGAGACAATCAATTGTAGGCGCGTCTCTTTCCATAGAATGGCCAGATGCCCAGCCGCTTCGACATTTACCAGAGATTGTTTCGATCATCGAAAAGCTTTCAGTCTCCAATGACGTGCAGACACGTTCTATAAACGCATTCGAGCGACTGGCAGAAATCGAAGCTGCCGTCCACGGTAAAGCCGTACAGGACATACATTTTCATGAAGTGGGTGCAATAGACACACTCGTCGATGTGATCGGTGCTTTCTGGGCTGTAGAGCAACTTGGTATCACAAGCATTACAGCTTCCAAACTGCCGTGGTTTTCCGGAACTGTTGAGTGCGAACATGGCACGCTACCACTTCCCGCGCCAGCTGTTCTTGAATTACTCAAAGGAAAACCGGTATTCGCCACCGAATGTGAACAAGAGCTCATAACTCCCACCGGTGCATTACTCATCGATCAACTCGTAACTGATTTTAAGTCCGGTGCTGATGGAGTTCTGTTGCAAACAGGTCTCGGCTACGGTCAAAGAGAATCCGGTGGCGGCCTTCGCATAAGTCTTCTTGAGTCGGAAATCCAAGCACAAACAACTTCCTCAAATCCCGACACAATTACGGATGAAATTTACGTTCTCGAAAGCCATATCGATCATCTGACCGGCGAAGAGTTAGGACGTTGTTTCGACATATTCATGGATGCCGGAGCGTTGGATGTATTCTTCACCGCAGGGGTAATGAAAAAAAATCGACCCGCGGGAAGTCTTAAAGTTCTCTGCAAGCCAAGTGAGTTAGCAAAAATAGAGCAACTTTTCTTTGCGCACACGCATACTCTCGGTATCCGTAGGCAGAAAACAGAACGCGTGCTCCTGCCACGTAAAGAAGAGCGCACAGAAACTCCCTTCGGTGAGATGGATGGCAAAAGCTACAGCGTCGACGGGATGACAATTTCTAAGCCTGAGTATGAAGAGCTTGTCAAATTTTCCAAAAAAACTGGCCGTAGTCTGCCAGAGCTTCGCTACATGTTGTATGGTAATACTAAGCCGTAG
- a CDS encoding PAS domain S-box protein, with product MSGVSGKNGRIKSNADKQQSANDFEAFVAQYICDAEVPSCTDTVPSSQSVLPYELLLKVLDSGPMAIALFSETCCPMYWNDRFEQYFGSLEGANAKRLTQKKTSLWRCVGQNVFAVRERQQETNGECCKLSEHGTYVWFETRTQIVKADGAGTVYLYVATDITHQKTAQIGLKQTRDELEERVKERTTILAKVNNTLEEQVARSKRQQQALVESEERFRNIFLNKHGVRLLWDTATFEIEEANSGAAEFYGYEQGDMIGQPLQKITGMSTSAVHDRIDEVRRSGQVSFTALHRQANGEMKYVEVHFVGAKNRGRLLVYAFIIDISERIEAERKVHEHKNNLKALMNAMGDCALLVDPDGQVITMNHAAGQEFKCVGQSADGVNIFDILSERVADAWRGAFDAVLVMGMAEHIETDVSRCWNVSFFPVFTESLDISAVAIYAEDITFEKRTAEQMKLLSKRVLSAQEDERKRIGRELHDSTAQTISGIKYLLESEVARMERGAQIAPARLGKMIELLQGAIVELRHIIMALRPTILDDLGLISALRWLLNEASILHPSFSFSGTFDLSEQIFSELQKTVLFRVAQEALTNAAKHSRGNNISLHIKQEGNNCVLYVQDDGVGFAVDNCSRAGVGLGSMRERIELANGSLDILSLNGEGTLVRAAVPICAVDMSK from the coding sequence ATGTCAGGTGTGTCAGGAAAGAATGGGCGTATAAAAAGCAATGCGGACAAACAACAAAGTGCAAACGACTTTGAGGCATTTGTTGCGCAGTATATTTGTGATGCTGAAGTTCCTAGCTGTACGGATACAGTGCCGTCGTCGCAATCTGTTTTGCCATATGAGTTGTTGCTAAAGGTACTGGATTCAGGCCCTATGGCGATTGCATTGTTTTCTGAGACATGTTGTCCCATGTATTGGAATGACCGTTTTGAACAATATTTCGGTTCGCTCGAAGGTGCCAACGCTAAAAGGCTTACACAAAAGAAAACGAGCCTGTGGCGTTGTGTCGGTCAAAATGTGTTTGCTGTTAGGGAAAGACAGCAAGAAACAAATGGCGAGTGCTGCAAATTAAGCGAACACGGTACATACGTGTGGTTTGAGACTCGTACACAGATAGTTAAAGCTGATGGTGCAGGAACCGTCTATTTGTATGTCGCTACAGACATTACGCACCAGAAAACAGCGCAAATAGGGTTAAAACAAACCCGTGATGAACTGGAAGAACGGGTAAAAGAACGCACCACCATTCTTGCAAAAGTGAACAACACACTGGAAGAGCAAGTTGCGCGAAGCAAACGCCAGCAGCAGGCGCTTGTGGAAAGTGAAGAACGGTTCCGCAATATTTTCTTGAACAAGCATGGTGTTCGCTTATTGTGGGATACCGCCACGTTCGAAATAGAAGAAGCGAACAGCGGTGCGGCAGAATTTTATGGATATGAACAGGGTGATATGATCGGTCAGCCGTTGCAGAAGATAACGGGTATGTCTACTTCAGCCGTTCACGACAGAATTGATGAAGTGAGGCGTTCCGGACAGGTGTCATTTACTGCGCTTCATCGTCAGGCAAATGGTGAAATGAAGTATGTTGAAGTTCACTTTGTCGGCGCTAAGAACAGAGGCCGTCTACTCGTTTACGCATTTATTATTGATATCAGTGAACGGATCGAAGCAGAGCGTAAGGTGCATGAGCACAAAAATAACCTGAAAGCATTAATGAATGCGATGGGTGATTGCGCGTTGCTTGTTGATCCGGATGGGCAGGTTATTACCATGAACCATGCCGCCGGACAGGAATTTAAATGCGTGGGACAGTCTGCAGACGGTGTGAATATTTTTGATATCTTGAGTGAACGCGTTGCAGATGCATGGCGCGGTGCTTTTGATGCTGTGTTGGTGATGGGGATGGCAGAGCATATAGAAACGGATGTGAGCCGATGCTGGAATGTATCTTTTTTTCCCGTATTTACCGAGAGTCTGGATATTAGCGCTGTCGCGATATATGCGGAAGATATCACGTTTGAAAAACGTACGGCAGAGCAGATGAAGCTGCTGTCAAAACGGGTGCTTTCAGCACAGGAAGACGAGCGAAAGCGGATCGGACGTGAGTTGCATGACAGCACAGCACAGACCATTTCCGGCATCAAGTATTTATTGGAAAGTGAAGTGGCGCGTATGGAACGGGGAGCGCAAATTGCTCCTGCACGGCTCGGCAAAATGATTGAACTGTTGCAAGGTGCAATTGTTGAATTACGCCACATCATTATGGCGCTTCGTCCGACAATTCTTGATGATCTAGGGCTTATTTCTGCCTTGCGCTGGTTGTTGAACGAAGCATCTATTCTGCATCCCTCCTTTTCTTTCTCCGGTACTTTTGACTTGTCTGAACAAATTTTCAGTGAGTTGCAGAAAACAGTTCTTTTCCGCGTGGCTCAAGAAGCGCTCACCAATGCGGCAAAACATAGTCGTGGTAATAATATTTCGCTCCACATCAAGCAGGAAGGCAATAACTGTGTACTGTATGTACAGGATGACGGTGTAGGCTTTGCTGTGGATAATTGTTCAAGAGCAGGTGTCGGGCTTGGCAGTATGCGCGAACGGATTGAACTTGCTAACGGTAGCTTGGATATTTTATCTCTCAACGGTGAGGGAACACTGGTACGTGCAGCGGTTCCTATTTGCGCTGTAGACATGAGTAAATAG
- the ade gene encoding adenine deaminase, which yields MTEREALARRIDMAAGRTPVDTLITNCKVVDVFSQTIFESPVAIGDGKVVGFGEYEAAKTIDAAGGYLMPGLIDGHVHIESSVVSPAQFAKCVLPYGTTTIVADPHEIANVCGLEGIRYMLDASKDLPLNVRIMLPSCVPATPFENSGAILEAKELSELIDHEGVHGLAEVMNFPAVINSDPAMLDKIYMASSRNRIADGHTPGLSGRDLIAYAAAGIKTDHECCTIEEMHERIRLGMYVLIREGSATKDLRTLAKGLTDANYRRCVFCTDDREPADILANGHINTNLKIAVEEGVDALKAITIGTLNAAECYGLKGKGAIAPGYDADIMIVRDLTNFEVSHVFTDGNQIAENGVLLVEPKEIVRDSVRDTVNLADITLDDLKLKLSSNNVRTISVIPDTVLTECVIKEVVLDENGCFNAKQNEGLTKIAVVERHNATGNIGLGIFENYHIKNGAIATTIAHDSHNIVVAGDNDEDMLVAINDLKEIGGGITLVRDGKVLGHLSLPIAGLMSDQPAQQVATKMEELLNLSKEFSINPKLQPFMTLSFMSLPVIPALKLTDGGLFDVTTFSFVPVEAD from the coding sequence ATGACTGAACGCGAAGCTCTTGCACGCCGCATTGACATGGCGGCTGGACGAACTCCAGTAGATACTCTCATCACTAACTGTAAAGTGGTTGATGTTTTCTCTCAGACAATCTTCGAAAGCCCTGTTGCCATCGGTGACGGTAAAGTTGTCGGTTTCGGCGAATACGAAGCGGCTAAAACTATCGATGCTGCTGGTGGATACCTTATGCCGGGTCTCATCGACGGGCACGTTCATATTGAATCTTCTGTTGTTTCTCCTGCACAGTTTGCAAAGTGTGTTCTGCCATACGGCACAACCACAATCGTAGCAGACCCGCATGAAATTGCGAACGTATGCGGCCTGGAAGGCATTCGCTACATGCTGGATGCATCCAAAGACCTACCGCTTAATGTACGCATCATGCTTCCTTCTTGCGTACCGGCAACACCGTTCGAAAACTCCGGTGCTATCCTTGAAGCAAAAGAACTTTCCGAGCTGATCGACCACGAAGGGGTGCACGGTCTTGCAGAAGTTATGAACTTCCCTGCTGTTATCAACAGCGATCCAGCAATGCTGGACAAAATTTACATGGCATCCTCACGCAATCGCATTGCCGACGGTCACACTCCGGGGTTATCCGGTCGTGATCTCATCGCTTATGCGGCAGCCGGAATCAAAACTGATCACGAATGTTGCACCATAGAAGAAATGCACGAGCGTATCCGTCTCGGCATGTACGTGCTCATTCGTGAAGGTTCAGCAACCAAAGATCTTCGCACACTCGCAAAAGGTCTTACAGATGCAAACTACCGTCGCTGCGTATTCTGTACAGATGACCGTGAACCAGCAGATATTCTTGCAAATGGCCATATAAATACGAACCTTAAAATTGCTGTTGAAGAAGGCGTTGACGCACTTAAAGCAATTACCATAGGTACCCTTAACGCAGCAGAGTGCTATGGTCTTAAAGGCAAAGGTGCAATTGCACCAGGCTACGATGCTGACATTATGATTGTGCGGGATCTTACCAATTTTGAAGTAAGCCACGTGTTCACAGATGGTAACCAGATTGCCGAAAACGGCGTTCTGCTTGTTGAACCAAAAGAGATCGTACGTGACTCCGTTCGTGACACTGTGAACCTTGCTGATATCACTCTCGACGATCTTAAGCTCAAGCTTTCCAGCAACAACGTACGCACCATCAGCGTTATCCCAGACACAGTGCTCACCGAGTGTGTTATCAAAGAAGTTGTTCTGGATGAAAATGGCTGCTTCAACGCGAAACAAAACGAAGGGCTCACCAAAATTGCTGTGGTAGAGCGACACAATGCGACAGGCAACATCGGCCTCGGCATCTTCGAAAACTACCACATAAAAAATGGTGCAATCGCCACCACAATCGCACACGATTCACACAACATCGTAGTCGCAGGCGATAACGACGAAGACATGCTCGTTGCCATCAACGATCTCAAAGAAATTGGTGGCGGCATCACCCTCGTTCGCGATGGTAAAGTGCTCGGGCATCTCTCACTGCCAATTGCAGGGCTTATGTCCGACCAGCCTGCGCAGCAAGTTGCTACAAAAATGGAAGAGCTGCTGAATCTTTCCAAAGAATTTAGTATCAACCCGAAACTACAGCCATTCATGACCCTCAGCTTCATGAGTCTGCCAGTAATCCCAGCGCTCAAACTTACAGACGGCGGTCTCTTCGATGTGACTACCTTCTCCTTTGTTCCTGTTGAAGCTGACTAA
- a CDS encoding ABC transporter substrate-binding protein, translated as MKQFIRFFATGAVCLLLLLAAGCGAEEKQQATTDISWDEHVARAKDTTVRFYMYGGMNNVNDWIDNVIAPAVKEQYGVTVERVPMSAPVFMNKMLAEKSAGKSTGSIDLLWINGENFKNARKADLIEGPVTPLLPNYLAYVNPDEAATDFGYPVDGYEAPYGRAQFVFEYDSARTPNPPKSFAELQEWVKKNPGKFTYPSPPDFTGSAFIRQVFYAVTGGHEQYANGFDQALFDANAPKLWAYLNDIAPYLWQEGRAYPKDPAFQATLFSRGEIDVMMAYHPTHAQNRVIDGTYPESVRTFVMEEGSIYNTHFTAIPKNASNKSGALIVMNYLLSPEAQLSKFSPNIWGDFPVLDMNKLSPEVVAQFAEVDLGQATLKPAELSAVAVPEIPSEWLEALEQGWEEHVLKK; from the coding sequence GTGAAACAATTTATTCGTTTTTTTGCAACGGGAGCGGTATGCTTGCTGCTTTTGTTGGCAGCGGGCTGCGGTGCAGAAGAGAAGCAGCAGGCAACAACGGATATCAGTTGGGATGAACATGTGGCTCGTGCAAAAGACACGACCGTACGTTTTTACATGTATGGTGGCATGAATAACGTCAACGACTGGATAGACAATGTCATCGCTCCTGCTGTGAAAGAGCAGTACGGGGTAACGGTTGAAAGAGTGCCTATGAGTGCTCCAGTATTTATGAATAAAATGCTGGCTGAGAAGAGTGCTGGAAAATCCACAGGCAGCATTGATCTGCTGTGGATAAATGGTGAAAATTTCAAGAATGCCCGTAAGGCCGATCTGATAGAAGGGCCTGTCACGCCGCTTCTTCCAAACTATTTGGCATATGTGAATCCTGACGAAGCTGCGACAGATTTTGGATACCCGGTGGATGGGTATGAGGCACCGTATGGTCGTGCACAATTTGTTTTTGAGTACGACAGTGCGCGCACGCCGAATCCTCCAAAGTCATTTGCTGAATTACAAGAATGGGTGAAGAAGAATCCTGGTAAATTTACATACCCGTCTCCGCCGGACTTCACAGGTTCCGCATTCATCCGTCAGGTTTTTTATGCAGTAACTGGCGGGCATGAGCAGTATGCAAATGGATTTGATCAGGCGTTGTTTGACGCTAATGCACCAAAGCTTTGGGCATACCTTAACGATATTGCACCGTACCTGTGGCAGGAAGGAAGAGCATATCCGAAAGATCCAGCATTTCAGGCTACATTGTTCTCTCGCGGGGAAATTGATGTGATGATGGCGTACCATCCGACTCATGCACAGAACCGTGTCATAGACGGAACATATCCTGAAAGTGTCCGCACTTTCGTCATGGAAGAAGGCTCTATTTACAACACCCATTTTACGGCTATTCCGAAGAATGCTTCAAACAAATCCGGAGCACTTATTGTTATGAACTATTTACTTTCCCCTGAGGCACAACTTTCGAAGTTTTCTCCGAATATCTGGGGTGATTTTCCTGTATTGGATATGAACAAATTATCCCCAGAGGTTGTAGCGCAGTTTGCTGAGGTTGACCTTGGCCAAGCAACGCTGAAGCCTGCTGAACTGAGTGCTGTAGCAGTTCCAGAGATCCCTTCTGAGTGGCTGGAAGCATTGGAACAAGGCTGGGAAGAGCATGTTCTTAAAAAATAG
- a CDS encoding CBS and ACT domain-containing protein → MLIRDWMAKDVITVSPDTSMMKASKALKAHDISRIPVVDHSGRVVGIVSDRDIKEASPSKATTLDVHELYYLLSEIKVKDIMTVDPHVTSPTNTVENAAMMMIEKDFGGLPVVDEDGKLVGIITVSDIFNVLITITGARQGGVQFGIRLPNEAGTLRPILNLMRQHKARIVSILSAMEEEEGKGKRDVNIRIMPMERTKENQIIEDLKEQFDVIFWARDNVHPQ, encoded by the coding sequence ATGCTGATTCGTGACTGGATGGCAAAAGATGTAATTACTGTCTCGCCCGATACATCAATGATGAAGGCCTCCAAGGCTTTAAAAGCACACGACATTAGCCGTATCCCTGTTGTGGATCACAGCGGTCGTGTCGTCGGGATAGTCTCAGATAGAGATATAAAAGAAGCCTCTCCTTCCAAAGCTACGACACTAGATGTGCACGAGCTTTACTACCTGCTCTCAGAAATCAAAGTTAAAGACATCATGACGGTTGATCCGCATGTTACAAGCCCGACCAACACTGTTGAAAATGCTGCCATGATGATGATTGAGAAAGACTTTGGTGGTCTTCCTGTGGTTGATGAAGACGGTAAATTGGTGGGTATCATTACCGTAAGTGACATTTTTAATGTTCTTATCACCATCACGGGTGCCCGTCAGGGTGGTGTTCAGTTCGGTATTCGTTTACCAAACGAAGCTGGCACACTGCGCCCTATCCTGAACCTTATGCGTCAGCATAAAGCGCGTATTGTTTCTATTCTTTCCGCTATGGAAGAAGAGGAAGGAAAAGGCAAACGCGACGTGAACATTCGCATTATGCCGATGGAACGCACCAAGGAAAACCAGATTATCGAGGATCTTAAAGAACAATTTGATGTTATATTCTGGGCACGTGACAACGTTCACCCTCAGTAA
- a CDS encoding helix-turn-helix transcriptional regulator, producing the protein MAELTPVCQITCVHDEAVAKVREAMPPSEHLNSLSELFKILGDGTRMRILNALSHHELCVCDLVTIIGMSQPAVSHQLRLLRTAKLVRYRKVGKNVYYSLADDHVTVLLSTALEHILEG; encoded by the coding sequence GTGGCAGAACTTACACCTGTTTGCCAAATTACATGTGTTCATGATGAAGCAGTGGCGAAAGTTCGAGAAGCCATGCCTCCTAGTGAGCACCTGAATAGTCTTTCAGAATTATTTAAAATTTTAGGCGACGGGACACGCATGCGTATCCTGAACGCGTTGTCGCATCACGAACTATGCGTTTGTGACCTTGTTACGATTATCGGAATGAGCCAACCTGCTGTTTCACATCAGCTGCGATTATTACGAACCGCTAAACTTGTGCGGTACAGAAAGGTTGGGAAAAATGTATATTACTCCCTTGCAGATGATCATGTGACAGTGCTGCTTTCCACAGCACTTGAGCATATTTTGGAAGGGTAG